One window from the genome of Marinilabiliales bacterium encodes:
- a CDS encoding phosphosulfolactate synthase, protein MNYNIPHIPSRLSKPREYGITMMMDKGLSVFQASEFVKTSGEFTDFVKLGFGTALITRNLEEKLDVYRQGGIRPYFGGTLFEIFYMRGMFDEFRKFVSRYRLDLVEVSDGTVTIEHDKKLECIRILANDFQVLSEVGSKISGVVIPVESWVSMMQTEIMAGSWKVIAEARESGTVGIYNADGSANTGLINDITGNIDPANVIWEAPVKNQQVYFIKMLGANVNLGNIAPDEVFAMEALRLGLRGDTLTDFTGGTPGR, encoded by the coding sequence ATGAACTATAACATACCCCATATACCCAGCAGGTTGTCAAAGCCAAGAGAGTACGGTATTACCATGATGATGGATAAGGGGCTGAGTGTTTTTCAGGCTTCTGAATTTGTTAAAACATCGGGTGAGTTTACCGATTTTGTGAAGCTTGGTTTTGGCACTGCACTCATTACCAGAAACCTTGAGGAGAAGCTGGATGTTTACCGCCAGGGAGGAATAAGGCCCTATTTCGGCGGCACCTTGTTCGAAATATTTTACATGCGGGGGATGTTTGATGAATTCAGGAAGTTTGTCAGCCGTTACAGGCTCGACCTGGTCGAGGTGTCAGATGGTACGGTGACTATTGAACATGATAAAAAGCTCGAATGTATCAGGATTCTGGCAAATGACTTCCAGGTGCTTTCTGAGGTGGGATCAAAAATATCAGGAGTGGTTATCCCGGTTGAAAGCTGGGTCTCAATGATGCAGACCGAGATCATGGCGGGCTCATGGAAGGTAATTGCCGAAGCCCGTGAAAGCGGTACTGTTGGTATATACAATGCCGATGGCTCTGCTAATACCGGACTTATAAATGATATAACCGGCAATATTGATCCGGCAAATGTAATCTGGGAAGCTCCGGTTAAGAATCAGCAGGTATATTTTATTAAGATGCTGGGCGCCAATGTTAACCTTGGTAATATTGCTCCAGACGAGGTATTTGCCATGGAGGCCCTGAGGCTTGGCCTCAGGGGCGATACCCTCACTGACTTCACAGGAGGAACTCCCGGAAGGTAA
- a CDS encoding glucosamine-6-phosphate isomerase yields MQKYELSSVEQTFSKQAGIRNITTKIPYITVDNFPKLGLFTALRFIEWISENPEGVISLPTGKTPEYFIKWTKRIIDNWEESQIKELRKSHGLTAKKKPGFDKLHFVQIDEFYPIRSTQHNSFYHYVNEYYIKGFGLNPDRALLINSDTIPLPGGKHFTEIFPDNIVDLSLRYKEARTAFEAMQQKAVFAIDDWCTRYEKAIKDKGGIGFFLGGIGPDGHIAFNTRGSDHHSTTRLTATNFETQAVAAGDLGGIEVSRNRLVITVGLRTITQNPDAVAIIFAAGEAKAPVVKDALEKDKSNIYPSTALHDLRNSRFYLTTGAASMLEDKVELFYRTGGWTHEKTERAVIDLCKKLGRYGHHLTVDDLKKDKYCSQIPGLNNNTVKTVIGSINDKISRGMDNENNQVYYHTGPHHDDIMLGILPHIHRLLRNENNTAYFSVLTSGFTAVTNSFLRDALEDTKQFLNEGLIQMIEYPDFFEMGYGLKWDKDVYHFLNKVASGEPFERRRGLAHRIVRSLVVIYKLKDREELRNCIDDILSILRRSYDGEKNHPDIQTLKGMIREFEEELVWAHFGVQVKNVHHLRLGFYTGDVFTAQPERDRDVKPILEKLKKINPSVISLAFDPEGSGPDTHYKVLQAIADAVRLWEKETDLSALRIWGYRNVWYKFHPAEANVIVPVSLNAMAVLEDSFTNCYLSQVDASFPSYQHDGKFSELTKNTWVDQLKTIQLLLGKNWFYQSPSPRIRSTHGMLYFKEMTVSEFLESARELEKSMEGITL; encoded by the coding sequence ATGCAAAAATATGAGCTCTCATCAGTCGAACAGACATTTTCCAAGCAGGCCGGAATCAGGAATATCACCACAAAGATTCCTTACATTACTGTTGATAATTTCCCTAAACTTGGTTTGTTCACGGCTCTGCGCTTCATCGAATGGATATCTGAAAACCCGGAGGGTGTTATAAGCCTCCCCACTGGTAAAACACCGGAGTATTTCATAAAGTGGACAAAAAGGATTATTGATAACTGGGAGGAGAGCCAGATAAAAGAGCTAAGGAAATCGCACGGTCTTACCGCAAAGAAAAAACCTGGGTTCGATAAACTGCATTTTGTACAGATAGATGAGTTCTATCCAATAAGATCAACTCAGCACAATAGCTTCTACCATTATGTTAATGAATACTATATCAAGGGATTTGGACTGAACCCTGATAGGGCGCTCCTGATAAACTCAGACACTATCCCGCTTCCCGGAGGCAAGCATTTCACTGAGATCTTTCCCGATAATATTGTGGACCTTTCATTGAGATACAAGGAGGCCAGGACCGCCTTTGAAGCCATGCAGCAAAAGGCTGTGTTTGCTATTGATGACTGGTGTACCAGGTACGAAAAGGCTATAAAGGATAAAGGAGGTATTGGCTTTTTCCTGGGAGGGATTGGTCCGGACGGACATATAGCATTCAACACACGTGGTTCCGACCACCATTCAACCACAAGGCTTACAGCTACTAATTTTGAGACCCAGGCAGTTGCCGCCGGTGACCTTGGTGGTATCGAGGTGTCAAGGAACAGGCTGGTAATAACTGTCGGACTCCGAACCATTACGCAAAATCCCGATGCCGTAGCAATCATCTTTGCTGCCGGAGAGGCCAAGGCCCCGGTGGTTAAGGATGCTCTTGAAAAGGATAAATCGAATATATACCCCTCGACAGCCCTTCACGATCTCAGGAATTCCCGCTTCTACCTTACCACTGGCGCAGCTTCTATGCTGGAAGATAAGGTTGAGCTCTTTTACAGGACAGGCGGCTGGACCCATGAGAAAACCGAAAGAGCTGTAATAGATCTGTGCAAAAAGCTTGGACGCTACGGCCATCATTTAACGGTTGATGATCTTAAAAAAGACAAGTATTGCAGCCAGATCCCCGGCCTTAACAACAATACTGTCAAAACCGTTATCGGATCTATAAACGACAAGATAAGCAGAGGCATGGATAACGAGAACAACCAGGTTTATTATCATACCGGACCTCACCATGATGACATAATGCTCGGCATATTGCCCCACATACACAGGCTTCTCAGAAACGAAAACAATACAGCATATTTCTCAGTACTAACCTCAGGATTTACCGCTGTTACAAACAGTTTCCTTCGCGATGCCCTCGAAGACACCAAACAATTCCTTAACGAAGGCCTTATCCAGATGATTGAGTATCCTGACTTTTTCGAGATGGGGTATGGCCTGAAATGGGACAAGGATGTATATCACTTCCTGAACAAGGTAGCTTCGGGTGAACCATTTGAAAGGAGAAGGGGACTGGCTCACAGGATTGTAAGGTCGCTTGTTGTAATATACAAGCTAAAGGACAGAGAGGAGTTGCGTAATTGCATAGATGACATCCTCTCAATCCTCCGCAGAAGTTATGATGGAGAAAAGAATCACCCTGACATACAGACGCTTAAGGGCATGATCAGGGAGTTTGAAGAAGAACTGGTTTGGGCCCATTTCGGAGTACAGGTTAAAAATGTTCATCATCTCAGGCTTGGTTTCTATACAGGAGATGTGTTTACCGCCCAGCCAGAAAGAGACAGGGATGTTAAACCGATTCTTGAAAAGCTCAAAAAGATCAATCCCTCGGTTATCAGCCTGGCATTTGATCCCGAGGGAAGCGGCCCCGACACCCACTATAAAGTACTCCAGGCGATTGCTGATGCCGTAAGATTGTGGGAAAAGGAAACTGACCTGTCTGCCCTGAGAATATGGGGATACAGGAATGTCTGGTACAAATTCCACCCGGCAGAGGCTAATGTAATTGTTCCTGTATCGCTGAATGCAATGGCGGTTCTGGAAGATTCATTCACCAACTGCTATCTCAGCCAGGTTGACGCATCATTTCCAAGCTATCAGCACGATGGCAAGTTCAGTGAACTGACAAAAAACACCTGGGTTGACCAGCTGAAGACAATACAGCTGCTGCTGGGCAAGAACTGGTTTTACCAGAGCCCGAGTCCGCGCATCAGGTCAACACATGGAATGCTCTATTTTAAAGAGATGACCGTCAGTGAATTCCTTGAAAGCGCAAGAGAACTGGAAAAATCAATGGAAGGCATAACTTTGTAA
- a CDS encoding TolC family protein, with amino-acid sequence MLLSLLGFIILIFSLNIAVTSGNSIGVDCRPLSDEYYAGHNEHAGADDADILDYYIRHGLENNLALQQKRENYKLSLELLNEARGLFYPALSFNMRYTLARGGRVIELPVGDLLNPVYSTLNMLTGTADFPDIDNEYFYFYRPREQETKFRVVQPLVNPEIWYNRRIREHETEIGHIDVEIYRRALVAEIKKAYFNYLKSGKVERIIEETIELLNENLRVTGLLAANDMVTDDYLYRSQAEISAALQQRADAAGKRKTAAAWFNFLLNRSADTPIEMSALYYRDLVIKPQAERMSGAEDREELARTGRMIDLASDYERLVQSNRYPRLTAVVEYGLLGTTYSFGRDDDFMLASIVLSWPLFEGFQNRASIQQAKIRSNIAGLIHRETEEKLNLQVINAWYDLEASAKAVDAAEARLKSATSAFRITEKRYAAGEAQLIEYIDARTGMTNAEINLAICRYEFFSGYAEYERVAALYVFE; translated from the coding sequence ATGTTATTAAGTTTGTTAGGGTTTATTATATTGATTTTTAGTTTAAATATTGCTGTCACTTCCGGGAATAGTATCGGGGTGGATTGCCGGCCTCTGTCTGATGAGTACTATGCCGGGCATAATGAGCATGCAGGAGCTGATGATGCAGATATTCTTGATTATTACATAAGGCACGGCCTGGAAAACAATCTTGCCCTGCAGCAAAAAAGGGAGAACTATAAATTGAGCCTCGAGCTTCTGAATGAAGCAAGGGGACTTTTCTATCCTGCGCTGAGCTTCAATATGCGGTATACCCTGGCCAGGGGTGGACGGGTTATAGAGCTCCCGGTTGGAGACCTCCTGAATCCGGTTTATTCAACATTGAATATGCTTACCGGTACAGCGGATTTTCCGGACATCGATAACGAATATTTCTATTTTTACAGACCAAGAGAACAGGAGACCAAATTCAGGGTCGTTCAGCCGCTGGTTAATCCTGAAATATGGTATAACCGAAGGATCAGGGAGCATGAAACGGAAATCGGGCATATTGATGTCGAAATATACAGAAGAGCTCTTGTTGCCGAGATCAAAAAAGCCTATTTCAATTACCTGAAATCGGGCAAAGTTGAGAGGATAATTGAAGAAACCATTGAACTTCTTAATGAGAACCTGCGCGTTACCGGTCTGCTCGCTGCAAACGACATGGTGACTGATGATTACTTATACAGATCGCAGGCAGAGATATCTGCAGCCCTGCAGCAACGTGCCGATGCAGCAGGTAAGCGGAAAACTGCTGCTGCATGGTTCAATTTCCTTTTAAATCGTTCTGCTGACACCCCTATAGAGATGAGTGCGCTATATTACAGGGACTTAGTTATAAAACCTCAGGCAGAAAGGATGTCAGGTGCAGAAGACCGTGAGGAACTTGCACGAACGGGGCGGATGATAGATCTGGCCTCTGATTATGAAAGGCTTGTGCAATCGAACAGGTATCCGAGATTAACAGCTGTCGTCGAGTATGGCCTGCTGGGTACTACCTATTCATTTGGCAGGGATGATGATTTCATGCTGGCATCAATTGTTCTCAGCTGGCCTCTTTTTGAAGGATTCCAGAACCGTGCTTCAATCCAGCAGGCAAAGATACGGAGTAATATAGCCGGGTTGATCCACAGGGAGACAGAAGAGAAGCTAAACCTCCAGGTTATAAACGCATGGTATGATCTCGAGGCATCGGCGAAGGCTGTTGATGCTGCCGAAGCACGACTGAAATCTGCCACTTCAGCATTCCGGATAACTGAAAAAAGATATGCAGCCGGCGAGGCGCAGCTGATTGAGTATATTGATGCACGCACAGGTATGACAAATGCAGAAATAAACCTGGCTATCTGCAGGTACGAATTCTTCTCCGGTTACGCTGAATATGAAAGGGTCGCTGCCCTGTATGTTTTTGAATGA
- a CDS encoding DUF368 domain-containing protein — translation MINSLKEYLILTMKGFAMGAANVIPGVSGGTIALITGVFERLIHSVRSIDHIAIGLLLKGKFISFADRINFWFLVAVFSGAVLSVFTLARILGYLFANFPVYVWSYFFGLILASVYFVGKRTEKWTVSVFVLFVAGTSTAVWISGMSPAEGSENIFYLILCGMVAVCSMILPGLSGSFILILMGNYELVAIEAVNELRADILLPVLAGIVTGLLAFSHFLSWIFGKFRDQTLGALTGFIAGSLFILWPWKNPIYRTDDMGNLVTRTDGTPVIENYSRYIPESVSAEVLTSLLLILAGLLTIWIIERIAEKRL, via the coding sequence ATGATAAACAGCTTAAAGGAATACCTCATTCTGACCATGAAAGGTTTTGCGATGGGGGCTGCAAATGTTATTCCGGGTGTATCGGGGGGTACCATTGCACTTATAACGGGAGTGTTTGAAAGGCTTATTCATTCTGTCAGGTCAATAGATCATATTGCAATCGGACTTCTGCTGAAGGGTAAATTCATATCGTTTGCAGACAGGATAAACTTCTGGTTTCTTGTTGCAGTCTTTTCAGGCGCAGTACTCAGCGTTTTTACCCTGGCAAGGATTCTGGGCTATCTGTTTGCCAACTTCCCTGTTTACGTCTGGTCCTATTTTTTCGGATTGATCCTGGCATCTGTATATTTTGTGGGCAAAAGAACTGAAAAGTGGACGGTTTCCGTATTCGTGCTTTTTGTGGCGGGGACTTCAACGGCTGTCTGGATATCAGGTATGAGTCCGGCTGAAGGAAGTGAGAATATCTTCTATCTCATCTTATGCGGTATGGTAGCTGTGTGTTCCATGATCCTGCCCGGCTTGTCAGGTTCATTTATCCTGATACTTATGGGGAATTATGAACTTGTTGCTATAGAGGCTGTTAATGAACTAAGAGCAGATATCCTGCTGCCTGTACTGGCGGGAATTGTGACAGGACTTCTTGCATTTTCGCATTTCCTGTCCTGGATTTTCGGGAAATTCAGGGATCAGACCCTCGGGGCGCTTACGGGCTTTATTGCCGGATCACTCTTTATTTTATGGCCATGGAAAAATCCCATATACAGGACCGATGATATGGGGAACCTTGTGACGCGGACTGACGGGACTCCTGTGATTGAAAACTATAGCAGGTATATTCCGGAATCTGTCTCTGCAGAAGTATTGACTTCATTGTTATTGATCTTAGCAGGCCTTCTGACAATATGGATCATTGAAAGGATCGCTGAGAAAAGACTGTAG